A single window of Acanthopagrus latus isolate v.2019 chromosome 1, fAcaLat1.1, whole genome shotgun sequence DNA harbors:
- the si:dkey-117m1.4 gene encoding uncharacterized protein si:dkey-117m1.4 isoform X1: MAETVRSLFDYRETHSLDSDGEGMKPTPPLRGRGCGRKRKGTPVKVFVTHTEEESVPEHSFSPGDRKEAAENKRLTLEGTFYNTEPAAHNCGPSEQAHGKVSSGSKTSSCPVSTPTPAPAASSAPTPTPVPAPAPTTAASAQAQSLTPASTAPAAPTASAPAPTASSFPPSPNCRIREVHCGSQVRLVVIAIRDITKGEEITVDYSLTEWGENLGFRGTVSPAQHECNSDTENNNNIKKEDEPLPLTAQRQQQRQQQQQQQQQQQQEYVTPSWSLSPSSSPISHSDASDSDAGDEDTSPRGRALRRRKKRRGTPSKKKTPHRTPPGRPPPGPPVSIPPHNRPLPPSHSPAQSSPPCSSSSSSAKPVFKAPAPLGSNTTSNVNVPRGGVSIDSMRQTCEYCGRHFRSLGRHLDKHHAHQPEVCSALVERYTQMPRLHAQSTNPTTAHTHTQQHLKSPQVAGQSRSSDLPQSDVQDLSMSPPTLTAANQSPASSGRNSTPPVLTPPRGQNAVPVSVLKRSPPPVTVAQSRKGGMRRLKKEIEEEDEDEEDVEVVEVKRPKEEDDVEVLCPQSFNSKSAKETPKEEEDEEEEEEDEEENGVMEVEDESGGEDKEKDLLSGSGRHHLLPLLSSLSSLVLYLRRLQHSAFLSLSRQLQSAEAWRLLCHSSLALLILYNRRRECEVSKLTITEYRARVTPQCPVPVPPGAPPALTPLEASLSPFERLVLPHLPRVGVQGKRGRVQPLILPPHCEPCLELLLQTRQDVGVDPANPYVFARPYHSPATPLRGTDLLRSLARSSGTRNPRALTQTRVRRQVAILTQLLLLGEGEEPGQPGGSAVERLEHFLEREYHVTQNCAGIGQDPGLMGRVGRVVLCGERDGVLFRGMSLNHICLELDVMSGNSADSYSEGESEGEPVKEKPEAPAPAPAPTPTPTLLYVRKGKNNGRVGRPKKLKNTQPPPPPPPPPPANRRRGSGQPTSGKRGVLKRPWSEAERAAVEEHLTQNITELRVPAKADCERCLQQCPLLVSNHRDWRAIKFYCHNRIQLLKKNQRRESEPLPLTVC; this comes from the exons GCGCGGCtgtggaaggaaaaggaaagggaCACCCGTCAAAGTCTTTGTtacacacactgaggaggagagcgTGCCTGAACACAGCTTCagcccag GTGATCGTAAGGAAGCAGCAGAGAATAAACGACTCACACTGGAAGGGACTTTCTATAACACAGAGCCTGCTGCTCACAACTG TGGTCCATCAGAGCAGGCTCATGGCAAAGTTTCCTCTGGATCCAAGACCAGCTCCTGCCCGGTCTCCACACCAACCCCAGCTCCTGCTGCTTCCTCGGCCCCAACCCCGACccctgtccctgctcctgcccCAACCACGGCGGCTTCGGCCCAGGCCCAGTCTCTGACCCCCGCATCCACAGCTCCAGCTGCCCCGACGGCATCTGCTCCAGCCCCAACAGCCAGCtccttccccccctcccctaATTGCCGCATCCGAGAGGTCCACTGTGGCAGCCAGGTGCGACTGGTCGTTATCGCCATCCGAGACATCACCAAGGGGGAGGAGATCACTGTGGATTACAGCCTGACAGAGTGGGGAGAGAACCTG GGTTTCCGTGGCACCGTGTCTCCAGCACAACACGAGTGTAACTCTGACACAGAGAATAACAACAATATCAAAAAG GAGGATGAGCCTCTTCCTCTGACAGcccagaggcagcagcagcggcaacaacagcagcaacagcagcagcagcagcagcaggagtacGTCACCCCGTCTTGgtccctctccccctcctcctcccccatctctcATTCTGACGCCAGTGACTCAGATGCTGGAGATGAGGACACCAGCCCTCGAGGGCGCGCACTACGCCGTCGCAAAAAACGGCGCGGCACTCCTTCAAAGAAAAAGACCCCCCATCGGACCCCACCGGGGCGGCCACCACCGGGCCCCCCTGTAAGCATTCCTCCTCACAACCGTCCACTTCCTCCATCCCACTCTCCAGCCCAgtcctcccctccctgctcatcttcctcttcttcagctaAGCCTGTGTTTAAAGCTCCGGCTCCGCTGGGCTCCAATACGACAAGCAACGTCAATGTCCCCAGAGGGGGGGTGTCTATAGACTCCATGCGCCAAACCTGCGAGTACTGTGGACGCCACTTTCGCTCCCTGGGCCGCCACTTGGATAAACACCATGCACACCAACCAGAAGTGTGCTCCGCCCTGGTAGAGCGCTACACACAGATGCCCCGCCTGCATGCACAGAGCACAAACCCAaccacagctcacacacacactcagcagcacTTGAAGTCGCCACAAGTCGCAGGTCAGAGCCGCAGTTCAGATCTTCCACAGAGTGACGTCCAGGACCTTTCCATGTCTCCACCCACTCTCACAGCAGCCAATCAATCCCCTGCTTCGTCTGGAAGAAACTCCACCCCTCCTGTGCTGACTCCTCCTCGAGGACAGAATGCAGTGCCGGTATCTGTCTTAAAGCGAAGCCCCCCACCTGTGACAGTGGCACAGTCCAGGaagggagggatgaggaggcTGAAGAAGGAaatagaggaggaggacgaggatgaagaAGATGTAGAGGTTGTGGAGGTAAAGAGGCCCAAAGAGGAGGACGATGTTGAGGTGCTGTGCCCCCAGTCCTTCAACAGCAAGTCTGCCAAAGAGACAccaaaggaagaggaagatgaggaggaggaggaagaggacgaggaggagaatggagtgatggaggtggaagATGAAAGCGGTGGAGAAGATAAGGAAAAGGATCTGCTGAG CGGCTCCGGGCGTCACCACCTGCTGCCCCTCCTGTCCTCCTTGTCTTCTCTGGTGCTGTACCTCCGCCGTCTGCAGCACTCGGCCTTCCTGTCCCTGTCTCggcagctgcagtcagctgagGCCTGGCGCCTTCTTTGCCATTCCAGTCTGGCTCTCCTCATCCTGTACAACCGACGACGTGAGTGTGAGGTCTCCAAGCTAACCATCACCGAATATCGCGCTCGCGTCACTCCCCAGTGCCCCGTTCCTGTCCCACCTGGAGCCCCTCCAGCTCTCACCCCATTGGAGGCCTCTCTGTCCCCCTTCGAGCGCCTGGTTCTTCCTCACCTACCTAGAGTCGGGGTGCAGGGTAAACGTGGACGGGTCCAGCCCCTGATCCTCCCCCCTCACTGCGAGCCCTGTCTGGAGCTTCTTCTGCAGACACGGCAAGATGTAGGAGTCGATCCTGCAAACCCATACGTCTTCGCCAGGCCCTACCACTCCCCGGCCACACCCCTGCGAGGCACTGACCTCCTCCGTAGCCTGGCTCGCTCAAGCGGAACCCGCAATCCCCGCGCCCTGACCCAGACTAGGGTTCGCCGGCAGGTAGCTATACTAACCCAGCTGTTGCTCTTGGGAGAAGGCGAGGAGCCTGGGCAGCCTGGAGGCAGCGCTGTGGAGAGGCTGGAGCACTTCCTGGAGAGAGAATACCATGTGACACAGAACTGTGCTGGAATTGGCCAAGACCCAGGCCTGATGGGCCGAGTGGGCCGAGTCGTGctttgtggagagagagacggagtgCTGTTCAGAGGAATGAGCCTGAACCACATCTGCCTGGAGCTGGATG TTATGTCAGGAAACTCTGCAGACTCGTACTCAGAGGGAGAGTCTGAAGGGGAGCCAGTGAAGGAGAAGCCTGAGGCGCCTGCCCCCGCCCCTGCTCCGACCCCCACACCTACCCTGCTGTATGTCAGGAAGGGCAAGAACAACGGGCGTGTGGGACGACCCAAGAAACTCAAGAACACCCAGCcaccgcctccacctcctccacctccaccggCAAACCGCAGGAGAGGCTCAGGTCAGCCCACATCAG GAAAGCGAGGGGTTCTGAAGCGTCCCTGGTCGGAGGCGGAGCGTGCGGCAGTCGAAGAGCACCTGACCCAAAACATCACCGAGCTCCGAGTCCCCGCCAAGGCCGACTGTGAACGCTGCCTGCAGcagtgccctctgctggtcagcAACCACCGCGACTGGCGAGCCATCAAGTTCTACTGCCACAACCGGATTCAGCTTCTGAAGAAAAACCAGCGGCGTGAGAGTGAGCCCCTGCCGCTCACCGTCTGCTGA
- the si:dkey-117m1.4 gene encoding uncharacterized protein si:dkey-117m1.4 isoform X2, producing MAETVRSLFDYRETHSLDSDGEGMKPTPPLRGRGCGRKRKGTPVKVFVTHTEEESVPEHSFSPGDRKEAAENKRLTLEGTFYNTEPAAHNCGPSEQAHGKVSSGSKTSSCPVSTPTPAPAASSAPTPTPVPAPAPTTAASAQAQSLTPASTAPAAPTASAPAPTASSFPPSPNCRIREVHCGSQVRLVVIAIRDITKGEEITVDYSLTEWGENLGFRGTVSPAQHECNSDTENNNNIKKEDEPLPLTAQRQQQRQQQQQQQQQQQQEYVTPSWSLSPSSSPISHSDASDSDAGDEDTSPRGRALRRRKKRRGTPSKKKTPHRTPPGRPPPGPPVSIPPHNRPLPPSHSPAQSSPPCSSSSSSAKPVFKAPAPLGSNTTSNVNVPRGGVSIDSMRQTCEYCGRHFRSLGRHLDKHHAHQPEVCSALVERYTQMPRLHAQSTNPTTAHTHTQQHLKSPQVAGQSRSSDLPQSDVQDLSMSPPTLTAANQSPASSGRNSTPPVLTPPRGQNAVPVSVLKRSPPPVTVAQSRKGGMRRLKKEIEEEDEDEEDVEVVEVKRPKEEDDVEVLCPQSFNSKSAKETPKEEEDEEEEEEDEEENGVMEVEDESGGEDKEKDLLSGSGRHHLLPLLSSLSSLVLYLRRLQHSAFLSLSRQLQSAEAWRLLCHSSLALLILYNRRRECEVSKLTITEYRARVTPQCPVPVPPGAPPALTPLEASLSPFERLVLPHLPRVGVQGKRGRVQPLILPPHCEPCLELLLQTRQDVGVDPANPYVFARPYHSPATPLRGTDLLRSLARSSGTRNPRALTQTRVRRQVAILTQLLLLGEGEEPGQPGGSAVERLEHFLEREYHVTQNCAGIGQDPGLMGRVGRVVLCGERDGVLFRGMSLNHICLELDVMSGNSADSYSEGESEGEPVKEKPEAPAPAPAPTPTPTLLYVRKGKNNGRVGRPKKLKNTQPPPPPPPPPPANRRRGSGKRGVLKRPWSEAERAAVEEHLTQNITELRVPAKADCERCLQQCPLLVSNHRDWRAIKFYCHNRIQLLKKNQRRESEPLPLTVC from the exons GCGCGGCtgtggaaggaaaaggaaagggaCACCCGTCAAAGTCTTTGTtacacacactgaggaggagagcgTGCCTGAACACAGCTTCagcccag GTGATCGTAAGGAAGCAGCAGAGAATAAACGACTCACACTGGAAGGGACTTTCTATAACACAGAGCCTGCTGCTCACAACTG TGGTCCATCAGAGCAGGCTCATGGCAAAGTTTCCTCTGGATCCAAGACCAGCTCCTGCCCGGTCTCCACACCAACCCCAGCTCCTGCTGCTTCCTCGGCCCCAACCCCGACccctgtccctgctcctgcccCAACCACGGCGGCTTCGGCCCAGGCCCAGTCTCTGACCCCCGCATCCACAGCTCCAGCTGCCCCGACGGCATCTGCTCCAGCCCCAACAGCCAGCtccttccccccctcccctaATTGCCGCATCCGAGAGGTCCACTGTGGCAGCCAGGTGCGACTGGTCGTTATCGCCATCCGAGACATCACCAAGGGGGAGGAGATCACTGTGGATTACAGCCTGACAGAGTGGGGAGAGAACCTG GGTTTCCGTGGCACCGTGTCTCCAGCACAACACGAGTGTAACTCTGACACAGAGAATAACAACAATATCAAAAAG GAGGATGAGCCTCTTCCTCTGACAGcccagaggcagcagcagcggcaacaacagcagcaacagcagcagcagcagcagcaggagtacGTCACCCCGTCTTGgtccctctccccctcctcctcccccatctctcATTCTGACGCCAGTGACTCAGATGCTGGAGATGAGGACACCAGCCCTCGAGGGCGCGCACTACGCCGTCGCAAAAAACGGCGCGGCACTCCTTCAAAGAAAAAGACCCCCCATCGGACCCCACCGGGGCGGCCACCACCGGGCCCCCCTGTAAGCATTCCTCCTCACAACCGTCCACTTCCTCCATCCCACTCTCCAGCCCAgtcctcccctccctgctcatcttcctcttcttcagctaAGCCTGTGTTTAAAGCTCCGGCTCCGCTGGGCTCCAATACGACAAGCAACGTCAATGTCCCCAGAGGGGGGGTGTCTATAGACTCCATGCGCCAAACCTGCGAGTACTGTGGACGCCACTTTCGCTCCCTGGGCCGCCACTTGGATAAACACCATGCACACCAACCAGAAGTGTGCTCCGCCCTGGTAGAGCGCTACACACAGATGCCCCGCCTGCATGCACAGAGCACAAACCCAaccacagctcacacacacactcagcagcacTTGAAGTCGCCACAAGTCGCAGGTCAGAGCCGCAGTTCAGATCTTCCACAGAGTGACGTCCAGGACCTTTCCATGTCTCCACCCACTCTCACAGCAGCCAATCAATCCCCTGCTTCGTCTGGAAGAAACTCCACCCCTCCTGTGCTGACTCCTCCTCGAGGACAGAATGCAGTGCCGGTATCTGTCTTAAAGCGAAGCCCCCCACCTGTGACAGTGGCACAGTCCAGGaagggagggatgaggaggcTGAAGAAGGAaatagaggaggaggacgaggatgaagaAGATGTAGAGGTTGTGGAGGTAAAGAGGCCCAAAGAGGAGGACGATGTTGAGGTGCTGTGCCCCCAGTCCTTCAACAGCAAGTCTGCCAAAGAGACAccaaaggaagaggaagatgaggaggaggaggaagaggacgaggaggagaatggagtgatggaggtggaagATGAAAGCGGTGGAGAAGATAAGGAAAAGGATCTGCTGAG CGGCTCCGGGCGTCACCACCTGCTGCCCCTCCTGTCCTCCTTGTCTTCTCTGGTGCTGTACCTCCGCCGTCTGCAGCACTCGGCCTTCCTGTCCCTGTCTCggcagctgcagtcagctgagGCCTGGCGCCTTCTTTGCCATTCCAGTCTGGCTCTCCTCATCCTGTACAACCGACGACGTGAGTGTGAGGTCTCCAAGCTAACCATCACCGAATATCGCGCTCGCGTCACTCCCCAGTGCCCCGTTCCTGTCCCACCTGGAGCCCCTCCAGCTCTCACCCCATTGGAGGCCTCTCTGTCCCCCTTCGAGCGCCTGGTTCTTCCTCACCTACCTAGAGTCGGGGTGCAGGGTAAACGTGGACGGGTCCAGCCCCTGATCCTCCCCCCTCACTGCGAGCCCTGTCTGGAGCTTCTTCTGCAGACACGGCAAGATGTAGGAGTCGATCCTGCAAACCCATACGTCTTCGCCAGGCCCTACCACTCCCCGGCCACACCCCTGCGAGGCACTGACCTCCTCCGTAGCCTGGCTCGCTCAAGCGGAACCCGCAATCCCCGCGCCCTGACCCAGACTAGGGTTCGCCGGCAGGTAGCTATACTAACCCAGCTGTTGCTCTTGGGAGAAGGCGAGGAGCCTGGGCAGCCTGGAGGCAGCGCTGTGGAGAGGCTGGAGCACTTCCTGGAGAGAGAATACCATGTGACACAGAACTGTGCTGGAATTGGCCAAGACCCAGGCCTGATGGGCCGAGTGGGCCGAGTCGTGctttgtggagagagagacggagtgCTGTTCAGAGGAATGAGCCTGAACCACATCTGCCTGGAGCTGGATG TTATGTCAGGAAACTCTGCAGACTCGTACTCAGAGGGAGAGTCTGAAGGGGAGCCAGTGAAGGAGAAGCCTGAGGCGCCTGCCCCCGCCCCTGCTCCGACCCCCACACCTACCCTGCTGTATGTCAGGAAGGGCAAGAACAACGGGCGTGTGGGACGACCCAAGAAACTCAAGAACACCCAGCcaccgcctccacctcctccacctccaccggCAAACCGCAGGAGAGGCTCAG GAAAGCGAGGGGTTCTGAAGCGTCCCTGGTCGGAGGCGGAGCGTGCGGCAGTCGAAGAGCACCTGACCCAAAACATCACCGAGCTCCGAGTCCCCGCCAAGGCCGACTGTGAACGCTGCCTGCAGcagtgccctctgctggtcagcAACCACCGCGACTGGCGAGCCATCAAGTTCTACTGCCACAACCGGATTCAGCTTCTGAAGAAAAACCAGCGGCGTGAGAGTGAGCCCCTGCCGCTCACCGTCTGCTGA